DNA sequence from the bacterium genome:
CAGCACGGTGCGGATACCGGAAGCGGCGGCGGCGGACAATGGTCGGCGAGACCGACCGCCCGCAGGCGGTCTGACCAGACCGCCGCCTGCTCCGGCGACATCGACGGCGCGAGGCGGATCGCCAGCGCCAGGGCGTGGACGCGGTAGCGCGGATCGTCCACCACGGCGTCGAGCAGCGGGTGGGCGATCGCCGGCGGCAGCCGCACCAGTTGGGCGAAGATCGCCGACAGCCGCGACTCGGGCACCGCATCGAGCAGCGGGCGCAACGCGCGGCCAGCGCGCAGGCAGCTCTCGGCGAGGATGTGCCAGACCGGCTCGTCCACCGTGGCGCCGCGCGCCACCCGCGACCCGGCATCGGCGGCCGCGGCCCACTCGCCGAGGACGAAGTGACAACGGGCGCGGCAGAGGTCGACGAGGTGCCGCGGCAGCGCGGTGCCGTCCTCGTCGCGCGGCTCCTCGAGCCCGCCCAGCTCCTCCAGCGCGTCCCGCCAGCGGCCGAGATCGGCGTAGGCGCGGCCGCGCAGATAGCGCGCCAGGTCGGTCGCCGCCGACGCCCGCTCGAGATCGTCCAACCAGGGCAGCGCCTCCGCGGCGCGGCCGGCGTCGAGATGGAGCTGCGCCGCCGAGCGGCACAGAATTCGCCGCAGGCTCGGCGCGTCGCACGCCAGCGCGCGCGCCTGGACGAAGAGGCCGAGCGCCTCCTCGCGGCGCCCGGCCATCATGTACGAGCGCCCCAGGTTCACCAGCGCCGCCACCGGGTCGCCGCCGCCGGCCGTCTCCAGGGTCGCCAGGCGGATGTTGCGCTCGGCCTTCCGCTTCGCCTGCATGCGCTCCGGCGTGTAGCCGCCATGGATCAACCACGCATGGGGCATGAGCGCGACCGGGCGAGCCCGCGCGCCGGCGCGTGGCACGACCTGCTCGTGCAGCCGCCCCTGCCAGCGGAAGTCGGCGCGGCGGAACAACCGGCAACTGCGGTGCCAGACGTCGCTCTTGCCGTCGCCGTCCAGGTTCTGGATGGCGATCAGGAACGCATCCGCGGCGGCCATGGCGAGCGCCGCGCGCAGCGCGCCGGCATCGCCGGCGACGCATTCGTCGGCGTCGACCTGCAGCACCCAGTCGCCGCCGCAGTGCGCGAGGGCGCGGTTGCGGGCGCCGCCGAAGTCGTCATCCCAGTAGCCCTCGACGACCCGCGCGCCGGCGGCGCGCGCCAGCCCCGGCGTGCCGTCGGTCGAGCCGGTATCGTAGACCACGATCTCGTCGGCGAGCCCCTCGAGGGAGGCGAGGCAGACCGGCAGCAGCTCGCGCTCGTCGCGGACGATCAGGCAGGCCGACAGCAGCGGCCGCTGCGGATCGCGCTCCGCCGCGCCGCCGTGTTTGGCGGCGAGGCGCTGCAGGTTGTCCTGCTGGATGGCGAACCAGTCGAGATCGTTGCCGACGAAGGTCGCGTGTCCGTGGTGATGGACGAAGGTGTCGCGGCAGATCCGCAGCCCCCCGCCGGCGGCCGTCAGGCGCAGGCAGAGGTCGTCGTCCTCGGCGCCGCCGATCGCGAAGCCCTCGTCCCAGCCGCCGACCGCCCGCAGCGCGCTCGCCCGCACCGCCAGGCAGAAGCCGACCAGGCGCGGCGTCTCCTGCGTCTGCCCGAGGTGCTGGCGGCGCCAGCGGGCGGCGAAGGCGCGGAAGGCGGTCAGCGACCCCGCGTCGTACGCGGCGCGCTCGACCCCCTGCGGACCGGAGGCGCAATTGCTCATCGGCCCGGTGGCGACGACCGCCGGATCGGCCAACGGCGCCAGCAGTCCCTCGAGCCAGTCGTCGGGCACCAGGGTGTCGTTGTTCAGGAAGACCACCACCGATCCGCTGGCGACCGCCGCCCCCTGGTTGCACGCGGCGGCGAAACCGCGGTTGGCCTCGTTGGTGAGAACACGCAGCCACGGCATCCGCGCCAGCTCGGCCGCGGTCGCGTCGCGCGAGCCGTTGTCGACCACGATCACCTCGTCGCGCGGCCGCCGCGCTGACGCCAGCGCCGCCAGGCAGGCCCGGGTCAGCGGCCACTGGTTCCAGACCGGGATGACGATGCTGACGTGATCCATGGCGCGGCGCCTGCGGCTGCGCGCTGTATCAGAAATCGAAGCGAATCGCGCCTGGCGGCGGTTCAGGCGGAGGCGGCGCGGCGGACGGGCCGGCCGGCGCGGGCGGCGCGCTCGAGCGCGGTCAGCTCGCGCTCGAGCAGGGCGGCGATGCGCTCCGGGTCGGGAATCTCGGCCGGGTCGCTGTCGATGCCGAAGCCGACGCGCCCGGCGTAGGACATGAGGGCGATCGACAGCGGCGTGCCGCGCATCACCGGCGCGAAGGGATGGACCGCCTGGATGCGCGCCCCGGCGAGGTAGCGCGGCGTCGGCGGCCCCGGCACGTTCGAGCAGAGCAGGTGCAGCTTGCCGGCGACCATCTGCCCGGCGGCGCGGAACAGCACCGGCGGCACGTACGCCGCCGCCTGCATCATCGCCTTGAACGCCGAGGCGTGGCCGTCCGACTTGGCGCGCCGGGTTTGCGCCTGGATGTGCGCCAGCCGGGCGGCGGCGCCGCGCTCGCGGATCGGCAGCCCGACGGTGAAGCCGCCGACGCGGTTGCCGAGCGCGGCGCGATCCTGCTGATCGCGCAGACTCATCGGCACCATGCACTGCAGCTCGCGCGGCCCGCGGCGGCCGAGGTCCTCGTAGGCGCCGAGGGCGCCGGCGACGGCGGCGAGCACGACGTCGTTGAGGGTGGCGCCGAGGCGGTGGCGGAGGCGCTGCAATCGCCCCAGGTCGACCTCGAGCATCGCCAGCCGCCGCCCGACCCCGGAGCCGCCGGCGTGCCACGCCGCGCTCTCGCTCGCCCGTCCCACCTCCCCCAGCATCCCGGCCAGGCCGCGCGCCAGGCGGCGCAGTTGCGCCGGATCGGCGAGCCCGGAGAGCAGATCCGCGGCGGCGCGCAGCGTGTCGGCGAGCGAGGCGGGCGGGCGCGGCGGCGTGCCGAGGCGCGCCCGGCCGCCGCGCGGCACCCGGATGGCCTCGCCGCGGTGGGCTTGCGTGAGGCCGTCGAACAGCGCCACCGAGCCGGCGCCGTCGAGCAGCGAGTGGTGCATCTTCAGGAAGAGGGCGGCGCGGCCGCCCTCGAGGCCCTCGATCACGTGCGCCTCCCAGAGCGGGCGCATGGGGTCGAGCGGCGCCGAGAAGATCTCGCCGGCCAGCGCCAGCAGCGCCGGCGCGTCGCCATCGTCGGTGAGCGACACCACCCGCAGGTGGTAGTCGAGATCGAACCCGGCATCGCCGACCCACGACGGCAGCCCGATGCCGAACGGCGGATCGACGATCCGCTGCTGCAGCCGCGGCGCCAGCGCTACCAGACGCTGCAGGGCGCGCCGCAGCCGCGGATGGTCCGGACAGCGATCCAGCATGAACAGGCCGGCGACCAGCGGCCGCAGCTCCGGCGTCGCCTGTTCGGCATGCCAGAAGAACGCATCCGACGGCGCCATCACCGTCGTCGGCGGAGTCGATCCGTTGCGTGATCCCATGTGGTGCGGATAGCGGCCCGGGGCGGCGCCGGCAATGCGCGCGACAGCGCGATCGCTGATCTTGGTCATTGCCGGCGCGCCGCCGCCCCGATCAGACGCGCTGGGCGAGCAGGTCGCGGATCTCCGCCAGCAGCTTCTCCTGCGCCGGCGGTTCGGCGGGCGCCGGCGGCGGGGCTTCCCGCTTGAGCCGGTTCACCTGCTTCACCAGCAGGAAGATGGCGAAGGCGACGATGACGAAGTCGATGATGCTGTTGACGAAGGTGCCGTAGTTGAGGGTCACGGCGCCCGCCGCCCGGGCCTGCGCCAGGGTGGCGTAGTCGCCGCCGCTCAGGCTGATGAACCAGTTGGTGAAGTCCACCTTGCCCATCAGCATGCTCAACGGCGGCATCATGATGTCGGCGACGAACGAGCTGACGATCTTGCCGAACGCGGCGCCGATGATGATGCCGATCGCCATGTCGAGCACGTTGCCCTTCATCGCGAAGTCCCGGAATTCCTTCAGCATGGCTCTCCTCCTCGAATGCGGCGGGTGCGCGCCGCGGTCAGCGCGGCGCGCCGGCGCCGCGATCGTGTCATCGCTCGTCCGGCTCCTCGGCCTCGGCGGTCGCCGCGGTCCGCAGGTTGATCCCGACGATCGGCTTCGTCGCCTCCTCCGGCGGCGCGCCGCGGCTGATGCGCGAGGGGTCGATCCCCTTCTCGCGCAACACGCTCTCCACCGCCGCCAGCCGCGCCTCGGCCAGCGCCTGCAGCGCGTCCGGGGGCGGCGGCGGAATCTCCTGCAGCCAGGCGGCGAGCGTCGCGGCGTCCTCCGCCGACAGCTCCGGCTTCTGATCCGCCACCCGCGCCTCGAGATAGGCGCGGATGCGCTGCCGCGGACCGCGCTCGGTGACGAAGGCGAGCGAGCGGGCGAAGACGCCCTCGTCCGCCCACGAGGCGAGCAGCGCCTGCTCGTGCAGCCAGCGGGCGTCCTCCGGGGTGGCGGCGCAGGTCAACTGCACGCCCATCGCCGGACGGCTGGCGAGGAAGGCCGCCAGGCGCGCCGCGCTCTCCGCGCCCGGCCCGGTCGGCTCGGCGCGGCCGAGGCGGAAGGCGATCGGCTGCGGCGCGATCGGCGCCCCGGCGCCGCCGGCGACCGCGCCGAGCATCTTGAGCGGCGAGGTGATGGCGCCGGCCAGCGCCTGCTTCAGGGCGCTGCGCACCACTGCCATGAGGTCGATCTGCGTGTTGCCCTGGCGATCCACCTGCATCGGCACGCTGAGGTCGATGTTGCCCTGCACGTCGCGCAGCAGCGCCAGCGCCAGGCTGAGCGGAATGCCGAAGTTCTGCTCGAACAGCGAGTCGCCCTCGCTGCCGCTGAGATCGAACTGGTGCAGGCGGATGTCGTTCTGCACCGTGTAGTTGCCGCCCTTGGCGTCGGCCTTGACGTCGATGGTCAGCGCGCCGTCGGCGATGCCGTACGGCGAGTAGGTGGTGGCGTAGGCGTTGAGCGGCGCCAGCGGCAGGTCGTCGACCTTCAGCTCGAGGGTGCTGGCGTCGGGGCCGAGGTCGCCGCGGACCGTGATCCGACCCTGCTGCAGCGCGGTGATGTCCACCTTCAGCGCTTTCGCCTGCGGTCCCGGCAGCGCGATGTCGCGCGCCTCGATCTCGATCGGGGCGAAGCGCAGCGTCGCCGGCGGTTGCACGGCGCGATCGGTGAAGTCGATGCCGCCGCGCAGGACGCGCAGCGCCGCGACCTGCACCGCCAGCGGCTGGGCGCTCGGCGATGCGGCGGGCGCCGCCGGCGTCGGCGCGGCGGTCGGCGAGGCCGCCGCGCCCGCCGGCGGTCCGCCGCCCATCGCCGGCAGGACGATGCCCTCCTTGGTCCGCGTCACCCGGATCGCCGGCGCCTCGACGCGGATCTCGCCGAAGGCGGCGCGGAGCGGCGGCACGGCGGCGCCGGGCGGAATGCCGCCGGGCACGCCGGGCAGCGACAGCGATTGCAGCGGCACGCTGATCGACCTGGCGCTGATCGCCAGCTCCTTGCCGTCGCCGCGCGCCAGCCGCGGCGCGGTCAGCGACAGGGTCGCCTTCGCCTGCAGCGGCTCGGCGCTCGGCGCCAGCGGCGCGCCGGCGACGAAACCGGGCAGCCGCACGTCGGCGAGCTGGAGCCCGATCGCCTGCGCGCCGGCATTGAGCTCGCGGCCCTGCTCGCTGGTCAGCTTCGGGTCGACGAGGTCGAGCTGCAGCGCCAGCGCCGCCGGCGGGTGGACCGCGACGCCCGCCGCCTCGCCGCAAACCGCGTCCGCGGCGGCGGCCGTCGCCAGGATCGGCAGGCTCGCGTCGCTGATCCGCAACCCGACGTGCGCGGCCTCGAAGCCCATGGCCTCGCCCTGGGCGACGCGCGGGCGCTCGAGGTCGAGCCCCAGCTCGCCGGCGACCCGCACCACGGCGTCCCCCGGGCCGAGCCTGGCGAGGGCGGCAGGGACGGTGAGCGACGGCACGGCGAGCGCGATCGACTGCGCGGCGACGTCGAGCGGCGCCGCGCCGCCGCGCGCCACGTGCGGATCGCGCAGGGTCAGCGCGGCGGCGAGCTCGATCGCCGCCCCGGGCGCGGCCGGCCGTCCCGGCGGGATGACCCCGGGCACGGCGACGTGGTCGAGGCGCAGCTCGAGATCGGGCAGATCGAGGGCGAGGTCGGGGACCTGCGGCGGCGCCAGGCGCAGGTTGGCGAGCCCGAGCGTGCCGCTGAGCGCGACGCGGTCCGCCGCCGCCTCGCCGCCGGCGGCGGACGGCAGGCCGGCGGCGATCGCCAGGTCGGCGCGCAGCTCGCCGGAGGGCATCGCCGACGACGGCAGGATGCGCCGCACCACCGGCAGCACCGGCAGCGGCAGGGCGGCGATCCGCAGCGTGCCGCCGAACGCCGGCAGCGGCGCCAGGCGCAGGTCGCCGGCGAGATCGATGGTGCCGGAGGCGATGGCGACGGCGAGCGCGAGATGGCCGATCGCGTCGGCGTCGCCAGTCAGCGATGCGGCGTCGAGCCCGACACCGATGTCGATCGGCTCCAGGTCGCCGACCACCCGCAGCCGGGAATCGGTGATCGTGACGTTCGCCACCTGCCAGCCCCACGGGCTGGCCGCCGGCGTCGGCGCCGCCGGCGAGGCGGCCGCGGCCGGCGCCGACTCGCTGGGCGGCGATTCCGTCGCCCCGGGCGCGCCCTCGTCCGGCGTCGGCGACGGGGTCGCCGAGGCCGCGCCCTCGGTGTCGGCCGCGCCAGTGGTGGTCGGCTCCGGCGCCGCCGGCGCCGGCGTGTCGGTCGACGGCGCCAGCGCGGGGCTCGCAACCGCGCCGCCCTCGCCGGCCGCCGGCGTCTCCGCCGCCGTCTCTGCCGCCGTCGGCTCCGCCGGCGTGTCGGTGGGCGGCGCGGCGCCCCTGGGCGCCAGCGCGGGGAGCAGATCGCCGCCCTCGACGCGCACCGCGACGGTGGCGCCGTCGAGCGCCACGGACCGCACCGCGGCGCGCTGGGCGAGCAAGTCGATGCGCTCGAGCGTGAGCTCGAGACTGCGCCAGCCGACGGCCACGTCGCTGAGGCTGGGCACGGCGACCGACACGTCGCGCAGCGCGACGGTGCCGTGCAGCGCGTTGGTCTGCTCCGGCACCAGCTCGTAGGTGAGACCGAGGTCGAGTGCCCCCTGCAGATCGCTCCATCCGACCGTCGGCACGTACAGGCGCGCCCGGCGCAGCGGCAGGCTCTGCGCCGTCACGTCGGTAACGACGCTGACCCGGCTGTCGTCGAGGGTGACGTGCGCCGTGACGTCGATCGTGCCCTCGTCGACGCCGAGCTTGACGGCGATGGTCCCCGGCTTGCCGTAGACCGCCGGCGTCAGGGCGATCTGGTCCACCGAGACGCGGGCGATGCCGAGCTCGACCGGCTCGCTGCCCTGGAGGGCCAGGTCGCGGAAACGGACGCGGCCGTCGGTGAGCTCGAACTTGTCGAGCCCGAACGCCCACGGCGTGCCCTCGGCGGCGACGGCGGCCGGCGTGGCGCCGGCGGTCGGCGGCGCGCCCGCCTCGACCGCGACCGGCTGCTGCGGCACCAGGGCCAGCAGGTTGAGGTCGCCGCTCGCCAGGCGGTCGAGCGCGACGCGCGGCGTGTCGAGGGTGATCGAGCGGAGCTGGATCGTCTTGCGCAGCAGCGGCAGGTAGCGGAGCTCGACCGCCAGGCGCTTGAAGCCGACGATCGGGCTGTAGGCGTCGAACGCCGGCGGCGGCGGCGCGTGCTCGTCCTCCTCCTCGGCGGCGGGGGGCGGCGGCTCGGGCGCGCCCTTCTCGCGCACCGCGACGTCCTCGAGCGCGATGCCGCCGCGCCACAGGCGCAGGTCGACGTCCCCGACGTCGACGCGCGCGTTCAGCGCCTGCGACGCCTGGCTGACGATGACGCGGCGCAGCACCTCGGGCAGCGCGGCGCGGATGACCAGCAGCACCGCGGCGGCGGCCAGCCACCAGCGCCAGCGGTGGAGTCGCGCCCGCCAGGTGTCCGTCACCGTCTCCTACCGCCGCCCCTCACCAGCCGAGCGAGAGACCGAACGCCAGGTAGAGGCTGTTGCGCTGGGCGTCGGCGGCGGGGTTGTTGTTGTACTCGTCGAGCAGCGAGAACTTCGCGCTCAGCGGCGTGATCAGGGGCGCCGTCAGCTCGAGCGCGTTGCGCAGCAGGTAGTCGGTGGTGAAGTTGTCGATCGCCGGCAGGTAGTCGAGCCGGTAGCCGAGGGAGATGTCGTAGGGAAAGTAGTAGGCGGCGGCGGCGCCGAAGGCGACGGCGAAGTAGTCGTTGTGGTCGCGGGTCTCGCCCGTCGTCTTGTTGACCACCGGTCCGGTGCCGCTGAAGTAGCCCTCGTACACCCAGGCGCCGCCGGCCTCGACGGCGAGGAAGT
Encoded proteins:
- a CDS encoding glycosyltransferase, with product MDHVSIVIPVWNQWPLTRACLAALASARRPRDEVIVVDNGSRDATAAELARMPWLRVLTNEANRGFAAACNQGAAVASGSVVVFLNNDTLVPDDWLEGLLAPLADPAVVATGPMSNCASGPQGVERAAYDAGSLTAFRAFAARWRRQHLGQTQETPRLVGFCLAVRASALRAVGGWDEGFAIGGAEDDDLCLRLTAAGGGLRICRDTFVHHHGHATFVGNDLDWFAIQQDNLQRLAAKHGGAAERDPQRPLLSACLIVRDERELLPVCLASLEGLADEIVVYDTGSTDGTPGLARAAGARVVEGYWDDDFGGARNRALAHCGGDWVLQVDADECVAGDAGALRAALAMAAADAFLIAIQNLDGDGKSDVWHRSCRLFRRADFRWQGRLHEQVVPRAGARARPVALMPHAWLIHGGYTPERMQAKRKAERNIRLATLETAGGGDPVAALVNLGRSYMMAGRREEALGLFVQARALACDAPSLRRILCRSAAQLHLDAGRAAEALPWLDDLERASAATDLARYLRGRAYADLGRWRDALEELGGLEEPRDEDGTALPRHLVDLCRARCHFVLGEWAAAADAGSRVARGATVDEPVWHILAESCLRAGRALRPLLDAVPESRLSAIFAQLVRLPPAIAHPLLDAVVDDPRYRVHALALAIRLAPSMSPEQAAVWSDRLRAVGLADHCPPPPLPVSAPC
- a CDS encoding wax ester/triacylglycerol synthase family O-acyltransferase — encoded protein: MGSRNGSTPPTTVMAPSDAFFWHAEQATPELRPLVAGLFMLDRCPDHPRLRRALQRLVALAPRLQQRIVDPPFGIGLPSWVGDAGFDLDYHLRVVSLTDDGDAPALLALAGEIFSAPLDPMRPLWEAHVIEGLEGGRAALFLKMHHSLLDGAGSVALFDGLTQAHRGEAIRVPRGGRARLGTPPRPPASLADTLRAAADLLSGLADPAQLRRLARGLAGMLGEVGRASESAAWHAGGSGVGRRLAMLEVDLGRLQRLRHRLGATLNDVVLAAVAGALGAYEDLGRRGPRELQCMVPMSLRDQQDRAALGNRVGGFTVGLPIRERGAAARLAHIQAQTRRAKSDGHASAFKAMMQAAAYVPPVLFRAAGQMVAGKLHLLCSNVPGPPTPRYLAGARIQAVHPFAPVMRGTPLSIALMSYAGRVGFGIDSDPAEIPDPERIAALLERELTALERAARAGRPVRRAASA
- the mscL gene encoding large conductance mechanosensitive channel protein MscL — protein: MLKEFRDFAMKGNVLDMAIGIIIGAAFGKIVSSFVADIMMPPLSMLMGKVDFTNWFISLSGGDYATLAQARAAGAVTLNYGTFVNSIIDFVIVAFAIFLLVKQVNRLKREAPPPAPAEPPAQEKLLAEIRDLLAQRV
- a CDS encoding DUF748 domain-containing protein — translated: MTDTWRARLHRWRWWLAAAAVLLVIRAALPEVLRRVIVSQASQALNARVDVGDVDLRLWRGGIALEDVAVREKGAPEPPPPAAEEEDEHAPPPPAFDAYSPIVGFKRLAVELRYLPLLRKTIQLRSITLDTPRVALDRLASGDLNLLALVPQQPVAVEAGAPPTAGATPAAVAAEGTPWAFGLDKFELTDGRVRFRDLALQGSEPVELGIARVSVDQIALTPAVYGKPGTIAVKLGVDEGTIDVTAHVTLDDSRVSVVTDVTAQSLPLRRARLYVPTVGWSDLQGALDLGLTYELVPEQTNALHGTVALRDVSVAVPSLSDVAVGWRSLELTLERIDLLAQRAAVRSVALDGATVAVRVEGGDLLPALAPRGAAPPTDTPAEPTAAETAAETPAAGEGGAVASPALAPSTDTPAPAAPEPTTTGAADTEGAASATPSPTPDEGAPGATESPPSESAPAAAASPAAPTPAASPWGWQVANVTITDSRLRVVGDLEPIDIGVGLDAASLTGDADAIGHLALAVAIASGTIDLAGDLRLAPLPAFGGTLRIAALPLPVLPVVRRILPSSAMPSGELRADLAIAAGLPSAAGGEAAADRVALSGTLGLANLRLAPPQVPDLALDLPDLELRLDHVAVPGVIPPGRPAAPGAAIELAAALTLRDPHVARGGAAPLDVAAQSIALAVPSLTVPAALARLGPGDAVVRVAGELGLDLERPRVAQGEAMGFEAAHVGLRISDASLPILATAAAADAVCGEAAGVAVHPPAALALQLDLVDPKLTSEQGRELNAGAQAIGLQLADVRLPGFVAGAPLAPSAEPLQAKATLSLTAPRLARGDGKELAISARSISVPLQSLSLPGVPGGIPPGAAVPPLRAAFGEIRVEAPAIRVTRTKEGIVLPAMGGGPPAGAAASPTAAPTPAAPAASPSAQPLAVQVAALRVLRGGIDFTDRAVQPPATLRFAPIEIEARDIALPGPQAKALKVDITALQQGRITVRGDLGPDASTLELKVDDLPLAPLNAYATTYSPYGIADGALTIDVKADAKGGNYTVQNDIRLHQFDLSGSEGDSLFEQNFGIPLSLALALLRDVQGNIDLSVPMQVDRQGNTQIDLMAVVRSALKQALAGAITSPLKMLGAVAGGAGAPIAPQPIAFRLGRAEPTGPGAESAARLAAFLASRPAMGVQLTCAATPEDARWLHEQALLASWADEGVFARSLAFVTERGPRQRIRAYLEARVADQKPELSAEDAATLAAWLQEIPPPPPDALQALAEARLAAVESVLREKGIDPSRISRGAPPEEATKPIVGINLRTAATAEAEEPDER